A genome region from Stenotrophomonas maltophilia includes the following:
- a CDS encoding general secretion pathway protein GspK, which yields MNRERGAALVLVLWLIALMTALVGAFALSARVEHLQQRVLDDDARGQERARAGLEYALTRLSADPQRAPWRADGRAYRWQFDDASIEIKVLDENGKINLNLADVALLSAFLKALGEDEMQARQLAGAIVDWRDEDSLLQPGGGAEAPDYAAAGLPYGPRNKRFETLGELQRVLGMRGPLYQKMLPHLTLYSRQARPDPQFASAVVLTALGLDADTVLAQRAQQERDADSAAGASTLASSSGTYSIESRVTDGSGRRSVLQAVVRNGSGGVPGRSYTVLRWEQGMTAR from the coding sequence GTGAACCGGGAACGCGGCGCGGCACTGGTGCTGGTGCTGTGGCTGATCGCGCTGATGACGGCGCTGGTGGGGGCGTTCGCGTTGAGCGCGCGGGTCGAGCATCTGCAGCAGCGGGTGCTGGACGATGATGCGCGTGGCCAGGAGCGTGCACGGGCGGGACTGGAGTACGCGCTGACGCGCCTGTCCGCCGATCCGCAGCGAGCGCCCTGGCGCGCCGATGGCCGTGCCTATCGCTGGCAGTTCGATGACGCCAGCATCGAGATCAAGGTGCTGGACGAGAACGGCAAGATCAACCTGAACCTGGCCGACGTGGCCCTGCTGAGCGCCTTCCTCAAGGCGCTGGGTGAAGACGAAATGCAGGCCCGCCAGCTGGCCGGCGCGATCGTCGACTGGCGTGACGAGGACAGCCTGCTGCAGCCCGGCGGTGGTGCCGAAGCGCCCGACTATGCTGCGGCAGGCCTGCCCTATGGCCCTCGCAACAAGCGTTTCGAGACCCTTGGCGAGCTGCAGCGGGTGCTCGGCATGCGTGGGCCGTTGTATCAGAAGATGCTGCCGCACCTGACCCTGTACAGCCGCCAGGCGCGGCCGGATCCGCAGTTCGCCAGTGCGGTGGTGTTGACCGCATTGGGCCTGGACGCCGATACCGTGCTGGCCCAGCGTGCCCAGCAGGAGCGTGATGCCGATTCCGCTGCGGGTGCGTCAACCCTTGCCAGCAGCAGTGGCACCTATAGTATCGAGTCCCGTGTCACCGACGGCAGTGGACGCCGGTCGGTGTTGCAGGCGGTGGTACGCAATGGCTCGGGCGGGGTTCCCGGGCGGTCCTACACAGTGCTTCGCTGGGAGCAGGGAATGACAGCAAGATGA
- the xpsH gene encoding type II secretion system protein XpsH, with protein MTHFLPRRLPRPRLHDRRAAGLSLLEMLLVIALIAAIGLITAAGLSRGFAGMQLRSAGKDIANQLRMVRAQAIARGEPQRFVIEPARRHWQGANQRQGDVPAQLQVQFEGAAQLATAPGQGVIEFHPDGGSSGGRIRLQREGAEWRIDVGWLTGEVRSGPWQAP; from the coding sequence ATGACGCATTTCCTGCCGCGCCGGCTGCCTCGCCCGCGCCTGCACGACAGGCGCGCAGCGGGCCTGTCGTTGCTGGAAATGCTGCTGGTGATCGCGCTGATCGCCGCGATCGGCCTGATCACCGCCGCGGGTCTGTCGCGCGGCTTTGCCGGCATGCAGCTGCGCAGCGCCGGCAAGGACATCGCCAACCAGCTGCGCATGGTGCGCGCCCAGGCCATCGCGCGCGGTGAACCGCAGCGCTTCGTGATCGAACCGGCGCGTCGCCACTGGCAAGGTGCGAACCAGCGCCAGGGCGACGTCCCGGCGCAGCTGCAGGTGCAGTTCGAAGGCGCCGCGCAGCTGGCCACCGCACCGGGGCAGGGCGTGATCGAGTTCCATCCCGATGGTGGCTCCAGTGGTGGCCGCATCCGGCTGCAGCGTGAGGGCGCCGAATGGCGCATCGATGTCGGCTGGTTGACCGGCGAGGTCCGCTCCGGCCCGTGGCAGGCGCCATGA
- the gspG gene encoding type II secretion system major pseudopilin GspG — translation MIASRRPIRLSFTAARSQSGMSLLEIIIVIVLIGAVLTLVASRVLGGADRGKANIAKAQVQTVASKVDNYQIDTGKLPGSLNDLVTAPAGVGGWLGPYAKPADLNDPWGHALEYRAPGEGQPYELISLGKDGKAGGSSVDADIRYQP, via the coding sequence ATGATTGCTTCCCGTCGACCGATCCGCCTTTCCTTCACCGCCGCGCGCAGCCAGTCGGGCATGAGCCTGCTGGAGATCATCATCGTCATCGTGCTGATCGGCGCGGTGCTGACCCTGGTCGCCAGCCGCGTGCTGGGCGGCGCCGATCGTGGCAAGGCGAACATCGCCAAGGCCCAGGTGCAGACCGTTGCCTCCAAGGTCGACAACTACCAGATCGATACCGGCAAGCTGCCGGGCTCGCTCAACGATCTGGTGACCGCACCGGCCGGTGTCGGCGGCTGGCTGGGCCCGTACGCCAAGCCGGCCGACCTGAATGACCCGTGGGGCCACGCGCTGGAGTACCGCGCGCCGGGCGAAGGCCAGCCGTATGAACTGATCAGCCTGGGCAAGGACGGCAAGGCCGGTGGCAGCAGTGTCGACGCTGACATCCGCTACCAGCCGTAA
- the xpsI gene encoding type II secretion system protein XpsI yields MKRRARGFTLLEVIIAFALLGLALTLLLGSLSGGAKQVREAELRTRAVLHAQSLLAEAGVASPLQVGSQQGDWEQGRYHWELQVQPWVEPRAGNVAQVQAQSPGAPWLAELQLQVRWGDSEREQLRWRSLRLLPPDLESAR; encoded by the coding sequence ATGAAGCGGCGGGCGCGTGGTTTCACCCTGCTGGAAGTGATCATCGCCTTCGCCCTGCTGGGCCTTGCGCTGACACTGCTGCTGGGCAGCCTGTCAGGTGGCGCGAAACAGGTCCGCGAGGCCGAGCTGCGCACGCGTGCGGTGCTGCATGCGCAGTCGTTGCTGGCCGAAGCCGGTGTCGCCTCGCCATTGCAGGTCGGCAGCCAGCAGGGCGACTGGGAACAGGGCCGATACCATTGGGAGCTGCAGGTGCAACCATGGGTCGAGCCGCGTGCCGGCAACGTGGCACAGGTACAGGCGCAATCGCCGGGGGCTCCCTGGCTGGCCGAGCTGCAGCTTCAGGTGCGCTGGGGCGACAGCGAACGCGAACAACTGCGCTGGCGCAGCCTGCGCCTGCTGCCACCGGACCTGGAGAGCGCGCGATGA
- the gspE gene encoding type II secretion system ATPase GspE: MNALAATAADDAEGRILDALLARGRLKEGDLARARPLHAEAGGSLLGLLVRLGLVSERDQAQASAEVLGLPLLDGKQLPDSPPQGLAEGLPLSLRFLKQFHVCPLALDEQGVRLWLADAHDPYPQQAVQLALGVPVTPVLGMRAEIDDLVERWFGQGRSAMGAIVETADGEGGAVDDIEHLRDLASEAPVIRLVNLVIQRAVELRASDIHVEPFESRLKVRYRVDGVLVEGESPPANLTAAVISRIKIMARLNIAERRLPQDGRIMLRVQGKELDLRVSTVPTAHGESVVMRLLDRETVVFDFHRLGFTDAFLPQFRKVLEQPHGILLVTGPTGSGKTTTLYTALSQLNTADVKIITVEDPVEYQIEGINQIQAKPQIGLDFANALRSIVRQDPDIIMIGEMRDLETARIAIQSALTGHLVLSTLHTNNAAGGITRLLDMGVEDYLLTSTINGILAQRLVRRLEPTHAERYEASPEEIERFELRRLQPEGPIHLYRPKPSALAPTGYLGRTTIMEFLVMNDALRRAVMRRDGMGEIERIAREAGMRTMYEDGLAKALSGQTTIEEVLRVTEES; encoded by the coding sequence GTGAACGCGCTTGCTGCAACCGCCGCTGACGACGCCGAAGGTCGCATCCTGGATGCGTTGCTGGCGCGTGGCCGCCTCAAGGAGGGCGATCTTGCACGGGCTCGGCCGCTGCACGCGGAGGCGGGCGGCAGCCTGCTCGGCCTGCTGGTGCGGCTGGGGCTGGTATCCGAACGTGACCAGGCGCAGGCCAGCGCCGAGGTGCTGGGTCTGCCGCTGCTGGATGGCAAGCAATTGCCGGATTCACCGCCCCAGGGCCTGGCCGAGGGCCTGCCGCTGTCCCTTCGTTTCCTCAAGCAGTTCCATGTATGCCCGCTGGCGCTGGATGAACAGGGCGTGCGGCTGTGGCTGGCGGACGCCCACGATCCGTACCCGCAGCAGGCCGTGCAGCTGGCGCTGGGCGTACCGGTGACGCCGGTGTTGGGCATGCGTGCGGAGATCGATGACCTGGTCGAGCGCTGGTTCGGCCAGGGCCGCAGCGCGATGGGCGCGATCGTTGAAACCGCAGACGGCGAGGGTGGCGCGGTCGACGATATCGAGCACCTGCGCGACCTTGCCTCGGAAGCGCCGGTGATCCGCCTGGTCAACCTGGTGATCCAGCGTGCGGTGGAGCTGCGCGCTTCGGACATCCATGTCGAGCCGTTCGAGAGCCGGCTGAAGGTGCGTTACCGCGTCGACGGCGTGCTGGTGGAGGGCGAAAGCCCGCCGGCCAACCTCACTGCCGCGGTGATCAGCCGCATCAAGATCATGGCCCGCCTCAACATCGCCGAGCGCCGCCTGCCGCAGGATGGGCGCATCATGCTGCGCGTTCAGGGCAAAGAGCTGGACCTGCGCGTGAGCACGGTGCCGACCGCGCACGGCGAGAGCGTGGTGATGCGCCTGCTCGACCGCGAAACGGTAGTGTTCGATTTCCATCGGCTCGGCTTTACCGATGCGTTCCTGCCGCAGTTCCGCAAGGTGCTGGAACAACCGCACGGCATCCTGCTGGTCACCGGCCCGACCGGTTCGGGCAAGACCACCACGCTGTACACCGCGCTGAGCCAGCTCAACACCGCCGACGTCAAGATCATCACGGTGGAAGATCCGGTCGAGTACCAGATCGAGGGCATCAACCAGATCCAGGCCAAGCCGCAGATCGGCCTGGACTTTGCCAACGCACTGCGCAGCATCGTGCGCCAGGACCCGGACATCATCATGATCGGCGAAATGCGCGACCTGGAAACCGCGCGCATCGCGATCCAGTCGGCGCTGACCGGCCACCTGGTGCTGTCCACCCTGCACACCAACAATGCGGCCGGCGGCATCACCCGCCTGCTCGACATGGGTGTGGAGGACTATCTGCTCACTTCCACCATCAACGGCATCCTGGCCCAGCGCCTGGTGCGCCGGCTGGAACCGACGCACGCCGAGCGCTATGAAGCCTCGCCGGAGGAGATCGAGCGTTTCGAGCTGCGCCGTCTGCAACCGGAAGGGCCGATCCACCTGTACCGCCCGAAGCCTTCGGCACTGGCGCCGACCGGCTACCTGGGCCGCACCACCATCATGGAATTCCTGGTAATGAACGACGCGCTGCGGCGTGCGGTGATGCGCCGCGATGGCATGGGCGAGATCGAACGCATCGCCCGCGAAGCCGGCATGCGCACCATGTACGAGGATGGCCTGGCCAAAGCGCTCAGCGGCCAGACCACCATCGAGGAAGTGCTGCGCGTGACCGAGGAAAGCTGA
- the xpsF gene encoding type II secretion system protein XpsF translates to MPNYRYKALNPHGEIFDGQMEAGSEAELIARLQDQGHLPMETQLADGGVVGGSSWRTLLRQRPLQGAALLQFTQQLATLLGAGQPLDRALSILLGLPEDERSRRAITDIRDVVRGGAPLSTALERQHGLFSRLYVNMVRAGEAGGSLHETLQRLADYLERSRALQGKVINALVYPAILLVVVGGALLFLLGYVVPQFAQMYESLDVALPWFTNAVLQLGLFVRDWWVLLLVVPAVLALFFERKVRQPAFRLALDGWLLQRRGIGRLLGELETARLARTLGTLLRNGVPLLGALGIARNVLGNRALAADVEAAADEVKNGAGLSLALSRGKRFPRLALQMIQVGEESGALDTMLLKAADTFEQDSARRIDRLLAAMVPAITLVLASVVGAVIVAVLVPLYDLTNAIG, encoded by the coding sequence ATGCCGAACTACCGCTACAAGGCGCTCAATCCGCACGGCGAGATCTTCGACGGGCAGATGGAAGCAGGCAGCGAGGCCGAACTGATCGCGCGCCTGCAGGATCAGGGCCACCTGCCGATGGAGACCCAGCTGGCCGATGGCGGCGTGGTCGGCGGCAGCAGCTGGCGCACGCTGCTGCGCCAGCGCCCGTTGCAGGGTGCGGCGCTGCTGCAGTTCACCCAGCAGCTGGCGACCCTGCTGGGTGCCGGCCAGCCGCTTGACCGTGCGCTGTCGATCCTGCTCGGCCTGCCGGAAGACGAGCGTTCGCGCCGCGCGATCACCGACATCCGCGACGTGGTGCGCGGTGGTGCGCCGCTGTCGACCGCATTGGAGCGCCAGCACGGCCTGTTCTCGCGCCTGTACGTGAACATGGTGCGTGCCGGCGAGGCGGGTGGCAGCCTGCACGAGACGCTGCAGCGGCTGGCCGACTATCTCGAACGCAGCCGCGCGCTGCAGGGCAAGGTGATCAACGCACTGGTCTATCCGGCCATCCTGCTGGTGGTGGTGGGCGGTGCGCTGCTGTTCCTGCTCGGTTACGTGGTGCCACAGTTCGCGCAGATGTACGAAAGCCTGGACGTGGCGCTGCCGTGGTTCACCAATGCGGTGCTGCAGCTGGGCCTGTTCGTGCGCGACTGGTGGGTGCTGCTGCTGGTGGTGCCTGCAGTGCTGGCACTGTTCTTCGAACGCAAGGTACGGCAGCCGGCGTTCCGGCTGGCGCTGGATGGATGGCTGCTGCAGCGTCGCGGCATCGGCCGCCTGCTGGGCGAACTGGAAACCGCACGGCTGGCGCGCACGCTGGGCACCCTGCTGCGCAATGGCGTGCCGCTGCTCGGGGCGCTGGGCATCGCACGCAACGTGCTGGGCAACCGCGCGCTTGCCGCTGACGTGGAAGCGGCCGCCGATGAAGTGAAGAACGGTGCCGGCCTGTCGCTGGCGCTGTCACGTGGCAAGCGATTCCCGCGCCTGGCGCTGCAGATGATCCAGGTCGGCGAGGAGTCCGGCGCGCTCGATACCATGCTGCTGAAAGCTGCCGACACGTTTGAACAGGACAGCGCCCGTCGCATCGACCGCCTGTTGGCGGCGATGGTGCCGGCGATCACCCTGGTGCTGGCCTCGGTGGTCGGTGCGGTGATCGTGGCCGTGCTGGTGCCGTTGTACGACCTGACCAATGCCATCGGCTGA
- a CDS encoding S8 family serine peptidase: MIKKQNLRINVLAAAVLSLTGVGLAQAADLKANAPLSGPKTQQVDGIIVKYRAGSAAAADANAKLAVVNSAIARAVPAGTSAAARSAALRPQVARKLGIGADLIRLQGGIARAELDKVLGELKADPTVEYAVADAVMYPIDAASSPRADAVAKSDASPNFVPNDPYYQSHNWHFHNPVGGVNAPAAWDVSQGEGIVVAVLDTGILPEHPDFAAGTLLEGYDFISQASRSRRAADGRVPGALDYGDWMPTANACYDGSPVRDSSWHGTHVTGTIAEATNNGLHTAGLAYKAKVLPVRVLGYCGGTLSDITDAITWASGGTVAGIPANQNPAEIINMSLGGSGSCDPAYQAAITGATNRGTLVVVAAGNDSMNVANARPANCDGVVSVGATGITGAMAYYSNFGTRIDLSGPGGGVTDGNPNGYVWQAVSSSKTSPPAAGSTEGYTLGGKAGTSMAAPHVAAVAALVQSALIAANRDPLAPAGMRTLLKETARPFPVSIPSATPIGTGIVDAKAALDKALEEPCTENCGPVAKPLTNKVAIGGLSGAAGSSVLYSFEAAAGKQLSVITYGGTGNVSVYLAKGREPSATDNDARSTRPGTSETVRVTAATAGTYYIKVVGEAAYSGVSILATQ; this comes from the coding sequence GTGATCAAGAAGCAGAACCTTCGCATCAATGTGTTGGCAGCCGCCGTGCTGTCGCTGACCGGTGTTGGCCTGGCACAGGCCGCCGACCTGAAAGCAAATGCGCCGTTGTCCGGCCCGAAGACGCAGCAGGTTGATGGCATCATCGTGAAGTACCGCGCTGGCAGCGCCGCAGCTGCCGATGCAAACGCCAAGCTGGCCGTGGTCAACTCGGCCATCGCGCGCGCCGTGCCGGCAGGCACCAGCGCGGCTGCGCGCAGTGCCGCGCTGCGCCCGCAGGTGGCCCGCAAGCTTGGCATCGGTGCAGATCTGATCCGCCTGCAGGGAGGGATCGCGCGCGCCGAGCTGGACAAGGTGCTGGGCGAACTGAAGGCTGACCCGACCGTCGAATATGCGGTGGCCGACGCCGTCATGTATCCGATCGATGCCGCGTCGTCGCCGCGCGCTGACGCCGTCGCGAAGTCCGATGCGTCGCCCAACTTCGTGCCCAATGATCCGTACTACCAGAGCCACAACTGGCACTTCCACAACCCGGTCGGCGGCGTCAACGCACCGGCCGCATGGGACGTCTCGCAGGGCGAGGGCATCGTGGTGGCCGTGCTCGATACCGGCATCCTGCCCGAGCACCCGGATTTTGCCGCCGGCACCCTGCTGGAGGGCTACGACTTCATCAGCCAGGCCAGCCGCTCGCGTCGTGCCGCCGATGGCCGCGTGCCGGGTGCACTCGACTACGGTGACTGGATGCCCACTGCCAACGCCTGCTACGACGGTTCGCCGGTACGTGACAGCAGCTGGCACGGTACCCATGTGACCGGCACCATCGCCGAGGCCACCAACAACGGCCTGCATACCGCCGGCCTGGCCTACAAGGCCAAGGTGCTGCCGGTACGCGTGCTCGGCTACTGCGGTGGCACCCTGTCGGACATCACCGACGCCATCACCTGGGCTTCGGGCGGTACCGTGGCCGGCATCCCTGCCAACCAGAATCCCGCCGAAATCATCAACATGAGCCTGGGCGGCTCCGGCAGCTGTGATCCGGCCTACCAGGCGGCCATCACCGGTGCCACCAACCGCGGTACCCTGGTGGTGGTGGCAGCCGGCAACGACTCGATGAATGTCGCCAACGCCCGCCCGGCCAACTGCGACGGCGTGGTCTCGGTCGGCGCGACCGGCATCACCGGCGCCATGGCCTACTACTCCAACTTCGGTACCCGCATCGATCTGTCCGGCCCGGGCGGTGGCGTCACCGACGGCAATCCGAACGGCTATGTCTGGCAGGCGGTGTCCAGCAGCAAGACGTCGCCGCCGGCAGCCGGTTCCACCGAGGGCTACACCCTGGGCGGCAAGGCCGGCACCTCGATGGCGGCACCGCATGTGGCTGCCGTCGCCGCGCTGGTGCAGAGCGCGCTGATCGCCGCCAACCGCGACCCGCTCGCACCGGCAGGCATGCGGACCCTGCTGAAGGAAACGGCACGTCCGTTCCCGGTCAGCATTCCGTCCGCCACCCCGATCGGCACCGGCATCGTCGACGCCAAGGCCGCGCTGGACAAGGCCCTGGAAGAGCCGTGCACCGAGAACTGCGGTCCGGTGGCCAAGCCGCTGACCAACAAGGTGGCCATCGGCGGGTTGAGTGGTGCCGCCGGCAGCAGCGTGCTTTACAGCTTCGAGGCCGCGGCAGGCAAGCAGCTCAGCGTCATCACCTATGGCGGCACCGGCAACGTATCGGTGTACCTGGCCAAGGGCCGTGAACCGAGTGCCACCGACAACGATGCGCGCTCGACCCGCCCGGGCACCTCGGAAACGGTGCGCGTAACTGCAGCGACTGCCGGCACCTACTACATCAAGGTGGTGGGCGAAGCGGCATACAGCGGCGTGAGCATTCTCGCCACGCAGTAA
- a CDS encoding type II secretion system protein J produces MKRRAAGFTLVEVMLATVLLAGGLALAFASVRSAMAVSQRGEQIAAESERMRAVETLLRRQLAGALRTPLEVPDPTREPIFFQGEEQRMLFAADLPGYLGRGGAYLHALQVDGRSGQQRLLLDLVLLQEGERIAENPPRPPEVLVENLKSVQLRYRGIDASTGQVTDWMPRWDDTRRLPMLVEIQIVPAKGAPWPALVVAPRAGGSGGAR; encoded by the coding sequence ATGAAGCGACGCGCCGCAGGCTTCACCCTGGTGGAAGTGATGCTGGCCACGGTGCTGTTGGCCGGTGGCCTGGCGTTGGCGTTCGCCAGCGTGCGCTCGGCGATGGCGGTGAGCCAGCGTGGCGAGCAGATTGCCGCCGAGAGCGAACGCATGCGTGCGGTTGAGACCTTGCTGCGGCGACAACTGGCGGGTGCGCTGCGCACGCCGCTGGAAGTGCCTGATCCCACCCGCGAACCGATCTTCTTCCAGGGCGAAGAACAACGCATGCTGTTCGCGGCTGATCTACCCGGTTATCTCGGCCGCGGTGGGGCGTACCTGCATGCATTGCAGGTGGACGGCCGCAGCGGCCAGCAGCGCCTGCTGCTGGACCTGGTGCTGCTGCAGGAAGGCGAGCGCATTGCCGAGAATCCGCCGCGCCCGCCGGAGGTGCTGGTGGAGAACCTCAAATCGGTACAGCTGCGCTACCGCGGCATCGATGCCAGCACCGGCCAGGTCACCGACTGGATGCCGCGCTGGGACGATACCCGGCGCCTGCCGATGCTGGTGGAGATCCAGATCGTGCCCGCCAAGGGCGCCCCCTGGCCTGCACTGGTGGTCGCTCCGCGCGCGGGCGGCAGTGGAGGTGCACGGTGA
- a CDS encoding PilN domain-containing protein, giving the protein MTAWQDSVRQVQGRIGPGVGRFLRWWRQSLLAWVPARWQWALGWAQARLLLQREGDQLQVWREAGERREPVVRLPWPLSPAELDRVLEARLRSLPRVWLLPAADVLRRQLRLPVAAADRLRAVVGFEIDRQTPFESSQVSYDVRERGAAGEGQLQVELVAWPLRQLEAWRSNVGQWADVLSGVDAIDAQGNILQVNLLPPAQRQQQADPMRRWNLLLAVAAVVMLVLAGLQLLDNRRAAADELRAQVERSARSARGVASERAQLQALIDGAAFLEKQRGQRAGTVEIWNELTRRLPEGTYLEKLAIENNNLQLIGLSREASQLVQLLQDAPQWRKVNLTGVLQADGAASGRDRFTLTAELQPLPTAAPTREAADADAKRTP; this is encoded by the coding sequence ATGACGGCTTGGCAGGACAGTGTGCGGCAGGTACAGGGCCGGATCGGCCCGGGCGTCGGCCGTTTCCTGCGCTGGTGGCGGCAATCGTTGCTGGCGTGGGTGCCGGCCCGTTGGCAGTGGGCGCTGGGCTGGGCGCAGGCACGCCTGCTGCTGCAGCGTGAAGGCGACCAGCTCCAGGTCTGGCGCGAGGCCGGTGAGCGCCGCGAGCCGGTGGTACGGCTGCCGTGGCCGCTGTCCCCGGCCGAACTGGATCGCGTGCTGGAAGCCCGCCTGCGCAGCTTGCCGCGGGTGTGGCTGCTGCCGGCCGCCGATGTGCTGCGCCGGCAGCTGCGCCTGCCAGTGGCGGCGGCTGACCGCCTGCGTGCGGTGGTCGGCTTCGAGATCGACCGGCAGACGCCGTTCGAATCCAGCCAGGTCAGCTATGACGTGCGTGAACGTGGCGCGGCAGGCGAGGGCCAGCTGCAGGTCGAACTGGTGGCTTGGCCGTTGCGGCAGCTCGAGGCCTGGCGCAGCAATGTGGGCCAATGGGCCGATGTACTGTCCGGTGTCGATGCCATCGATGCGCAGGGCAACATCCTGCAGGTGAACCTGCTGCCGCCCGCGCAGCGTCAGCAGCAGGCCGACCCGATGCGGCGCTGGAACCTTCTGCTGGCGGTGGCCGCGGTGGTGATGCTGGTGCTGGCTGGCCTGCAGCTGCTCGACAACCGCCGCGCGGCAGCTGACGAACTGCGGGCCCAGGTGGAGCGCAGCGCGCGCAGTGCGCGTGGCGTGGCCAGCGAACGTGCGCAGCTGCAGGCGCTGATCGACGGTGCTGCGTTCCTGGAAAAGCAGCGCGGCCAGCGCGCCGGTACGGTGGAGATCTGGAACGAACTGACCCGGCGCCTGCCGGAGGGGACGTACCTGGAAAAACTGGCCATCGAGAACAACAACCTGCAGCTGATCGGGCTCAGCCGCGAGGCATCGCAGCTGGTGCAGCTGCTGCAGGATGCGCCGCAGTGGCGCAAGGTGAACCTGACCGGCGTGCTGCAGGCCGATGGTGCCGCCAGCGGCCGCGACCGCTTCACCCTGACCGCTGAACTGCAGCCGTTGCCGACGGCGGCCCCGACCCGGGAGGCGGCCGATGCCGATGCCAAGCGCACGCCGTGA
- the gspM gene encoding type II secretion system protein GspM: protein MPMPSARRDRWLALALLLAVLGLAYLLLVHPWFTQPLREIDADVAALRERESRVQAQLQQKPQIEQRLRATREALQQRPGFLREATAEAAAAALGAKLQDAVAMASPGNRSCTISNRTPLTDNRRDAEFVRVAMQVRLRCGVAELATVLHSLETGSPRLFVDNLNLIAQRFQQSPNESGLGLDVSFELAGYLLPGAAADGSAPAPAAEPVSAPQPPSAAPAPAPAAPAEGQEVADET from the coding sequence ATGCCGATGCCAAGCGCACGCCGTGACCGCTGGCTGGCACTGGCACTGCTGCTGGCAGTGCTGGGCCTGGCCTATCTGCTGCTGGTGCACCCGTGGTTCACCCAGCCGCTGCGCGAGATCGATGCCGATGTGGCCGCACTGCGCGAGCGCGAATCGCGGGTGCAGGCACAGTTGCAGCAGAAGCCGCAGATCGAGCAGCGCCTGCGCGCCACCCGGGAAGCCCTGCAGCAACGGCCGGGCTTCCTGCGCGAAGCGACCGCCGAAGCGGCTGCCGCTGCGCTTGGCGCCAAGCTGCAGGATGCGGTGGCGATGGCCAGCCCGGGCAACCGCAGCTGCACCATCAGCAACCGCACGCCGCTCACCGACAACCGCCGGGACGCCGAGTTCGTGCGCGTGGCCATGCAGGTGCGCCTGCGCTGTGGCGTGGCCGAGCTGGCCACGGTGCTGCACAGCCTGGAAACCGGCAGCCCGCGCTTGTTCGTCGACAATCTCAACCTGATCGCGCAGCGCTTCCAGCAGTCGCCGAATGAATCCGGGCTTGGCCTGGATGTGTCGTTCGAGCTGGCGGGCTACCTGCTGCCGGGCGCTGCTGCCGATGGCAGTGCCCCGGCACCTGCCGCCGAACCGGTGTCCGCGCCGCAGCCGCCTTCGGCGGCCCCCGCCCCCGCACCGGCTGCGCCGGCCGAGGGACAGGAGGTGGCTGATGAAACTTGA